Proteins co-encoded in one Oreochromis aureus strain Israel breed Guangdong linkage group 3, ZZ_aureus, whole genome shotgun sequence genomic window:
- the hnrnpc gene encoding heterogeneous nuclear ribonucleoproteins C1/C2 isoform X4 — MDWSSSSSSSLMASSNVTNKTDPHSLNSRVFIGNLNTLLVTKADVEAIFSKYGKIVGCSVHKGYAFVQYSNERNARAAVAGEDGRMIVGQVLDINLAGEPKPHRSKTVKRSAGDMYRFVHAACSQSQCSSFSTCCWLIFLFCPLFICSSSFDLDYDFQRDYYDRMYSYQSRVPPPPPPLSRAVIPSKRPRVSLSSGGSRRTKTSFSSSSSKSSQRTSRTMKADDLQTIKRELTQIKHKVDYLLESLERMEKDHSKKSEMKSSKPEPGEVSPLHSSTSSKKEDSLKRGKESRELNDSEEEGDLLEDEDETKSRGRDYDDDDEDLYAVVMCSYLLN, encoded by the exons ATGGA TTGGTCATCGTCCTCCTCTTCCAGCCTGATGGCCAGCAGCAACGTGACCAACAAGACCGACCCCCACTCCCTCAACTCCCGCGTCTTCATCGGCAACCTCAACACCCTGCTGGTCACCAAGGCTGATGTGGAGGCGATCTTCTCCAAGTACGGCAAGATCGTCGGTTGCTCCGTCCACAAGGGCTACGCCTTCGTCCAGTACTCCAACGAGAGGAACGCCAGGGCCGCCGTGGCCGGGGAGGACGGCCGCATGATCGTTGGACAGGTGCTAG ACATCAATCTGGCAGGTGAGCCGAAACCTCATAGATCGAAGACAGTGAAGCGATCTGCAGGAGACATGTACAGGTTTGTGCATGCTGCATGCTCTCAGTCACAGTGCAGCAGCTTTAGCACATGTTGCTGGCTAATCTTTCTATTCTGTCCCCTCTTTATCTGCAGTTCATCTTTTGATTTGGACTACGACTTCCAAAGAGATTACTATGACAG AATGTACTCCTACCAGTCCAGGGtgcctcctccccctccccctctgTCCCGCGCTGTCATCCCCTCCAAACGTCCCAGGGTGAGCCTGAGCAGCGGAGGGAGCCGACGAACCAAGACcagcttctcctcctcctcctccaagaGCAGCCAGAGAACTTCACGTACAA TGAAGGCAGATGATCTACAGACCATAAAAAGGGAGCTTACACAGATCAAACACAAGGTGGACTACTTGTTGGAGAGCTTAGAGCGCATGGAGAAGGACCACAGCAAGAAATCAG AGATGAAAAGCTCCAAACCTGAGCCAGGTGAAGTGTCTCCTCTCCACTCATCTACCTCcagcaaaaaggaagacagTCTGAAGAGGGGCAAAGAGAGCCGGGAGCTGAATGActcagaggaggagggagactTGCTGGAAGATGAAGATGAG ACgaaaagcagagggagagactACGATGATGATGACGAAG ACTTGTACGCAGTGGTCATGTGCTCGTATCTGCTGAACTGA
- the hnrnpc gene encoding heterogeneous nuclear ribonucleoproteins C1/C2 isoform X1 — protein MDWSSSSSSSLMASSNVTNKTDPHSLNSRVFIGNLNTLLVTKADVEAIFSKYGKIVGCSVHKGYAFVQYSNERNARAAVAGEDGRMIVGQVLDINLAGEPKPHRSKTVKRSAGDMYRFVHAACSQSQCSSFSTCCWLIFLFCPLFICSSSFDLDYDFQRDYYDRMYSYQSRVPPPPPPLSRAVIPSKRPRVSLSSGGSRRTKTSFSSSSSKSSQRTSRTMKADDLQTIKRELTQIKHKVDYLLESLERMEKDHSKKSEMKSSKPEPGEVSPLHSSTSSKKEDSLKRGKESRELNDSEEEGDLLEDEDETKSRGRDYDDDDEDMRSTCFRIFFQVGKVNILFFYLTSYMNMFLLLSEKTANSAELNCNFYVFERFVTTD, from the exons ATGGA TTGGTCATCGTCCTCCTCTTCCAGCCTGATGGCCAGCAGCAACGTGACCAACAAGACCGACCCCCACTCCCTCAACTCCCGCGTCTTCATCGGCAACCTCAACACCCTGCTGGTCACCAAGGCTGATGTGGAGGCGATCTTCTCCAAGTACGGCAAGATCGTCGGTTGCTCCGTCCACAAGGGCTACGCCTTCGTCCAGTACTCCAACGAGAGGAACGCCAGGGCCGCCGTGGCCGGGGAGGACGGCCGCATGATCGTTGGACAGGTGCTAG ACATCAATCTGGCAGGTGAGCCGAAACCTCATAGATCGAAGACAGTGAAGCGATCTGCAGGAGACATGTACAGGTTTGTGCATGCTGCATGCTCTCAGTCACAGTGCAGCAGCTTTAGCACATGTTGCTGGCTAATCTTTCTATTCTGTCCCCTCTTTATCTGCAGTTCATCTTTTGATTTGGACTACGACTTCCAAAGAGATTACTATGACAG AATGTACTCCTACCAGTCCAGGGtgcctcctccccctccccctctgTCCCGCGCTGTCATCCCCTCCAAACGTCCCAGGGTGAGCCTGAGCAGCGGAGGGAGCCGACGAACCAAGACcagcttctcctcctcctcctccaagaGCAGCCAGAGAACTTCACGTACAA TGAAGGCAGATGATCTACAGACCATAAAAAGGGAGCTTACACAGATCAAACACAAGGTGGACTACTTGTTGGAGAGCTTAGAGCGCATGGAGAAGGACCACAGCAAGAAATCAG AGATGAAAAGCTCCAAACCTGAGCCAGGTGAAGTGTCTCCTCTCCACTCATCTACCTCcagcaaaaaggaagacagTCTGAAGAGGGGCAAAGAGAGCCGGGAGCTGAATGActcagaggaggagggagactTGCTGGAAGATGAAGATGAG ACgaaaagcagagggagagactACGATGATGATGACGAAG ATATGAGAAGTACTTGTTTCAGAATTTTCTTTCAAGTTGGGAAGGTAAATatactctttttttatttgacttCTTATATGAACATGTTTCTGCTTCTTTCAGAAAAAACAGCAAACTCAGCTGAGCTTAACTGTAACTTTTATGTGTTTGAACGATTTGTCACAACGGATTGA
- the hnrnpc gene encoding heterogeneous nuclear ribonucleoproteins C1/C2 isoform X2: protein MASSNVTNKTDPHSLNSRVFIGNLNTLLVTKADVEAIFSKYGKIVGCSVHKGYAFVQYSNERNARAAVAGEDGRMIVGQVLDINLAGEPKPHRSKTVKRSAGDMYRFVHAACSQSQCSSFSTCCWLIFLFCPLFICSSSFDLDYDFQRDYYDRMYSYQSRVPPPPPPLSRAVIPSKRPRVSLSSGGSRRTKTSFSSSSSKSSQRTSRTMKADDLQTIKRELTQIKHKVDYLLESLERMEKDHSKKSEMKSSKPEPGEVSPLHSSTSSKKEDSLKRGKESRELNDSEEEGDLLEDEDETKSRGRDYDDDDEDMRSTCFRIFFQVGKVNILFFYLTSYMNMFLLLSEKTANSAELNCNFYVFERFVTTD, encoded by the exons ATGGCCAGCAGCAACGTGACCAACAAGACCGACCCCCACTCCCTCAACTCCCGCGTCTTCATCGGCAACCTCAACACCCTGCTGGTCACCAAGGCTGATGTGGAGGCGATCTTCTCCAAGTACGGCAAGATCGTCGGTTGCTCCGTCCACAAGGGCTACGCCTTCGTCCAGTACTCCAACGAGAGGAACGCCAGGGCCGCCGTGGCCGGGGAGGACGGCCGCATGATCGTTGGACAGGTGCTAG ACATCAATCTGGCAGGTGAGCCGAAACCTCATAGATCGAAGACAGTGAAGCGATCTGCAGGAGACATGTACAGGTTTGTGCATGCTGCATGCTCTCAGTCACAGTGCAGCAGCTTTAGCACATGTTGCTGGCTAATCTTTCTATTCTGTCCCCTCTTTATCTGCAGTTCATCTTTTGATTTGGACTACGACTTCCAAAGAGATTACTATGACAG AATGTACTCCTACCAGTCCAGGGtgcctcctccccctccccctctgTCCCGCGCTGTCATCCCCTCCAAACGTCCCAGGGTGAGCCTGAGCAGCGGAGGGAGCCGACGAACCAAGACcagcttctcctcctcctcctccaagaGCAGCCAGAGAACTTCACGTACAA TGAAGGCAGATGATCTACAGACCATAAAAAGGGAGCTTACACAGATCAAACACAAGGTGGACTACTTGTTGGAGAGCTTAGAGCGCATGGAGAAGGACCACAGCAAGAAATCAG AGATGAAAAGCTCCAAACCTGAGCCAGGTGAAGTGTCTCCTCTCCACTCATCTACCTCcagcaaaaaggaagacagTCTGAAGAGGGGCAAAGAGAGCCGGGAGCTGAATGActcagaggaggagggagactTGCTGGAAGATGAAGATGAG ACgaaaagcagagggagagactACGATGATGATGACGAAG ATATGAGAAGTACTTGTTTCAGAATTTTCTTTCAAGTTGGGAAGGTAAATatactctttttttatttgacttCTTATATGAACATGTTTCTGCTTCTTTCAGAAAAAACAGCAAACTCAGCTGAGCTTAACTGTAACTTTTATGTGTTTGAACGATTTGTCACAACGGATTGA
- the hnrnpc gene encoding heterogeneous nuclear ribonucleoproteins C1/C2 isoform X3, translating to MDWSSSSSSSLMASSNVTNKTDPHSLNSRVFIGNLNTLLVTKADVEAIFSKYGKIVGCSVHKGYAFVQYSNERNARAAVAGEDGRMIVGQVLDINLAGEPKPHRSKTVKRSAGDMYSSSFDLDYDFQRDYYDRMYSYQSRVPPPPPPLSRAVIPSKRPRVSLSSGGSRRTKTSFSSSSSKSSQRTSRTMKADDLQTIKRELTQIKHKVDYLLESLERMEKDHSKKSEMKSSKPEPGEVSPLHSSTSSKKEDSLKRGKESRELNDSEEEGDLLEDEDETKSRGRDYDDDDEDMRSTCFRIFFQVGKVNILFFYLTSYMNMFLLLSEKTANSAELNCNFYVFERFVTTD from the exons ATGGA TTGGTCATCGTCCTCCTCTTCCAGCCTGATGGCCAGCAGCAACGTGACCAACAAGACCGACCCCCACTCCCTCAACTCCCGCGTCTTCATCGGCAACCTCAACACCCTGCTGGTCACCAAGGCTGATGTGGAGGCGATCTTCTCCAAGTACGGCAAGATCGTCGGTTGCTCCGTCCACAAGGGCTACGCCTTCGTCCAGTACTCCAACGAGAGGAACGCCAGGGCCGCCGTGGCCGGGGAGGACGGCCGCATGATCGTTGGACAGGTGCTAG ACATCAATCTGGCAGGTGAGCCGAAACCTCATAGATCGAAGACAGTGAAGCGATCTGCAGGAGACATGTACAG TTCATCTTTTGATTTGGACTACGACTTCCAAAGAGATTACTATGACAG AATGTACTCCTACCAGTCCAGGGtgcctcctccccctccccctctgTCCCGCGCTGTCATCCCCTCCAAACGTCCCAGGGTGAGCCTGAGCAGCGGAGGGAGCCGACGAACCAAGACcagcttctcctcctcctcctccaagaGCAGCCAGAGAACTTCACGTACAA TGAAGGCAGATGATCTACAGACCATAAAAAGGGAGCTTACACAGATCAAACACAAGGTGGACTACTTGTTGGAGAGCTTAGAGCGCATGGAGAAGGACCACAGCAAGAAATCAG AGATGAAAAGCTCCAAACCTGAGCCAGGTGAAGTGTCTCCTCTCCACTCATCTACCTCcagcaaaaaggaagacagTCTGAAGAGGGGCAAAGAGAGCCGGGAGCTGAATGActcagaggaggagggagactTGCTGGAAGATGAAGATGAG ACgaaaagcagagggagagactACGATGATGATGACGAAG ATATGAGAAGTACTTGTTTCAGAATTTTCTTTCAAGTTGGGAAGGTAAATatactctttttttatttgacttCTTATATGAACATGTTTCTGCTTCTTTCAGAAAAAACAGCAAACTCAGCTGAGCTTAACTGTAACTTTTATGTGTTTGAACGATTTGTCACAACGGATTGA
- the hnrnpc gene encoding heterogeneous nuclear ribonucleoproteins C1/C2 isoform X5: MDWSSSSSSSLMASSNVTNKTDPHSLNSRVFIGNLNTLLVTKADVEAIFSKYGKIVGCSVHKGYAFVQYSNERNARAAVAGEDGRMIVGQVLDINLAGEPKPHRSKTVKRSAGDMYSSSFDLDYDFQRDYYDRMYSYQSRVPPPPPPLSRAVIPSKRPRVSLSSGGSRRTKTSFSSSSSKSSQRTSRTMKADDLQTIKRELTQIKHKVDYLLESLERMEKDHSKKSEMKSSKPEPGEVSPLHSSTSSKKEDSLKRGKESRELNDSEEEGDLLEDEDETKSRGRDYDDDDEGEQEEGEDDGDSANGDES, encoded by the exons ATGGA TTGGTCATCGTCCTCCTCTTCCAGCCTGATGGCCAGCAGCAACGTGACCAACAAGACCGACCCCCACTCCCTCAACTCCCGCGTCTTCATCGGCAACCTCAACACCCTGCTGGTCACCAAGGCTGATGTGGAGGCGATCTTCTCCAAGTACGGCAAGATCGTCGGTTGCTCCGTCCACAAGGGCTACGCCTTCGTCCAGTACTCCAACGAGAGGAACGCCAGGGCCGCCGTGGCCGGGGAGGACGGCCGCATGATCGTTGGACAGGTGCTAG ACATCAATCTGGCAGGTGAGCCGAAACCTCATAGATCGAAGACAGTGAAGCGATCTGCAGGAGACATGTACAG TTCATCTTTTGATTTGGACTACGACTTCCAAAGAGATTACTATGACAG AATGTACTCCTACCAGTCCAGGGtgcctcctccccctccccctctgTCCCGCGCTGTCATCCCCTCCAAACGTCCCAGGGTGAGCCTGAGCAGCGGAGGGAGCCGACGAACCAAGACcagcttctcctcctcctcctccaagaGCAGCCAGAGAACTTCACGTACAA TGAAGGCAGATGATCTACAGACCATAAAAAGGGAGCTTACACAGATCAAACACAAGGTGGACTACTTGTTGGAGAGCTTAGAGCGCATGGAGAAGGACCACAGCAAGAAATCAG AGATGAAAAGCTCCAAACCTGAGCCAGGTGAAGTGTCTCCTCTCCACTCATCTACCTCcagcaaaaaggaagacagTCTGAAGAGGGGCAAAGAGAGCCGGGAGCTGAATGActcagaggaggagggagactTGCTGGAAGATGAAGATGAG ACgaaaagcagagggagagactACGATGATGATGACGAAGGTGAGCAGGAGGAAGGAGAGGACGATGGCGATAGTGCTAACGGAGatgaatcctga